In Stutzerimonas stutzeri, a genomic segment contains:
- a CDS encoding LysM peptidoglycan-binding domain-containing protein — translation MRKSLLALLLVAVGGMAQAAVQLKDDHPEQYTVVKGDTLWDISGRFLREPWKWPELWHANPQVENPHLIYPGDSLSLVYIDGQPRVVLNRGASRGTIKLSPTVRTTPMAEAISTIPLEAINSFLLSNRIVDSAAEFEAAPYIVAGNAERVISGAGDRVYGRGEFQDGIGVYGIFRQGKTYVDPETEEFLGINADDVGTAELLDMEGDIATMMLTRVTQEARLGDRMFPSEERAVNSTFMPSEPEGEIKGVILDVPRGVTQIGQFDVVILNKGARDGLSIGNVLAVYKTGETVRDRVTGENVKIPDERSGLLMVFRTYEKLSYGLVLQATRSLAVMDKVRNP, via the coding sequence ATGAGGAAATCACTACTCGCCCTGCTGCTGGTGGCGGTTGGCGGCATGGCACAGGCCGCTGTGCAGCTCAAGGATGACCATCCGGAGCAGTACACCGTAGTGAAAGGCGACACGCTCTGGGATATTTCCGGTCGCTTCCTTCGCGAACCCTGGAAATGGCCGGAGCTCTGGCACGCCAATCCCCAAGTGGAAAACCCACACCTGATCTATCCCGGCGACAGTCTGAGCCTGGTCTATATCGACGGCCAGCCGCGTGTCGTGCTTAACCGTGGTGCATCGCGCGGGACCATCAAACTCTCGCCTACCGTTCGCACCACGCCCATGGCTGAAGCGATCAGCACCATTCCGCTGGAAGCCATCAACAGCTTCCTGCTGAGCAACCGTATCGTCGACAGCGCTGCCGAGTTCGAGGCCGCGCCCTATATCGTCGCCGGCAATGCCGAGCGCGTCATCAGTGGCGCTGGTGATCGCGTCTACGGGCGTGGCGAATTCCAGGACGGCATTGGCGTTTATGGCATCTTCCGGCAGGGCAAGACCTATGTGGACCCTGAGACCGAGGAGTTCCTTGGCATCAACGCAGACGACGTGGGAACCGCCGAGCTGCTCGATATGGAAGGTGACATCGCCACCATGATGCTTACCCGGGTCACCCAGGAAGCGCGTCTCGGCGACCGTATGTTCCCCAGCGAAGAGCGCGCGGTGAACTCGACCTTCATGCCGAGCGAACCGGAAGGCGAGATCAAGGGTGTGATCCTTGATGTGCCGCGTGGTGTGACCCAGATCGGCCAGTTCGATGTGGTGATCCTGAACAAGGGCGCGCGCGACGGCCTGAGCATCGGCAATGTGCTGGCGGTATACAAGACTGGCGAAACCGTACGCGACCGGGTGACCGGTGAGAACGTCAAAATTCCAGACGAGCGTTCGGGGCTGCTGATGGTCTTCCGCACCTACGAAAAGCTCAGCTATGGCCTGGTACTGCAGGCTACGCGCTCGCTGGCGGTGATGGATAAGGTTCGTAATCCCTGA
- the hemF gene encoding oxygen-dependent coproporphyrinogen oxidase: MNERTEAVKAYLLDLQDRICAAFEAEDDGARFVEDAWTRPAGGGGRTRVIENGALIEKGGVNFSHVHGSGLPPSASAHRPELAGRGFEALGVSLVIHPENPYVPTSHANVRFFIAEKEAEEPVWWFGGGFDLTPYYGNEEDCIHWHRVARDACAPFGADVYPRYKEWCDRYFHIKHRNEPRGVGGLFFDDLNEWDFDTSFAFMRAVGDAYIEAYLPIVQKRKAMPYGEREREFQELRRGRYVEYNLVYDRGTLFGLQSGGRTESILMSLPPLVRWGYDKQPEPGTPEARLTEYFLRDRDWLSLKPEA; encoded by the coding sequence GTGAACGAGCGTACCGAAGCCGTCAAAGCCTACCTGCTCGACTTGCAGGACCGTATTTGCGCCGCCTTTGAAGCCGAAGACGACGGTGCCCGCTTCGTCGAAGACGCCTGGACCCGCCCAGCCGGCGGCGGTGGCCGGACCCGAGTGATCGAGAACGGCGCGCTGATCGAGAAAGGCGGCGTGAATTTTTCCCACGTCCACGGCAGTGGCCTGCCCCCTTCGGCCAGCGCACACCGGCCGGAGCTGGCCGGTCGCGGCTTCGAGGCGCTTGGCGTGTCCTTGGTGATTCACCCGGAAAACCCATACGTGCCCACTTCTCACGCCAATGTGCGCTTCTTTATCGCCGAGAAGGAAGCCGAGGAGCCGGTCTGGTGGTTCGGTGGCGGTTTCGACCTGACGCCCTATTACGGCAATGAGGAAGACTGCATTCACTGGCATCGGGTCGCCCGTGATGCCTGCGCGCCCTTCGGAGCGGACGTCTATCCGCGCTACAAGGAATGGTGTGATCGCTATTTCCACATCAAGCACCGCAACGAGCCGCGCGGCGTTGGCGGTTTGTTCTTCGACGACCTGAACGAGTGGGACTTCGACACCAGCTTCGCCTTCATGCGAGCGGTGGGCGATGCCTATATCGAGGCCTATCTGCCCATCGTGCAGAAACGCAAGGCCATGCCCTACGGCGAGCGTGAACGGGAATTCCAGGAGCTGCGTCGCGGCCGTTACGTGGAATACAACCTGGTCTACGACCGCGGCACCCTGTTCGGCTTGCAATCGGGTGGGCGCACCGAGTCCATTCTCATGTCGCTGCCGCCTCTGGTGCGTTGGGGCTACGACAAGCAACCTGAGCCCGGCACGCCGGAGGCACGCTTGACCGAGTATTTTCTGCGGGACCGCGATTGGCTTAGCCTGAAGCCTGAAGCCTGA
- the aroE gene encoding shikimate dehydrogenase codes for MDRYGVFGNPIGHSKSPQIHRLFAEQTGQALGYEPLLAPLDDFAGFALAFFEDGLGANVTVPFKEQAYRLADRLTERARRAGAVNTLKKLEDGVLLGDNTDGVGLVRDLLDNAGVVLKGKRILLLGAGGAVRGVLEPLLGQRPAALVIANRTLSKAELLAGEFAGLGPVSASAFDQLQDPFDVIINGTSASLGGDLPPLADSVIGPGVTFCYDMMYGAAPTPFCHWAANLGAQTRDGLGMLVEQAAAAFELWRGVRPTSAPVLAQLRRQLAA; via the coding sequence ATGGACCGCTACGGCGTTTTCGGCAACCCCATCGGCCACAGCAAGTCGCCGCAGATACATCGGCTGTTCGCCGAGCAGACCGGCCAAGCGCTTGGCTACGAGCCGTTGCTGGCACCGCTGGATGATTTCGCCGGCTTCGCCCTGGCGTTTTTCGAAGACGGATTGGGTGCCAATGTCACCGTACCCTTCAAGGAACAGGCTTATCGCCTGGCCGACCGCTTGACCGAGCGTGCGCGGCGCGCCGGTGCGGTCAATACACTCAAGAAACTGGAAGACGGCGTGCTGTTGGGCGACAACACCGACGGCGTCGGCCTAGTGCGTGATCTGCTGGACAATGCCGGTGTGGTATTGAAAGGCAAGCGCATCCTACTGTTGGGCGCCGGCGGCGCGGTGCGCGGTGTGCTCGAGCCGTTGCTTGGGCAGCGGCCGGCTGCGCTGGTCATTGCCAACCGCACGCTGAGCAAGGCCGAGCTGTTGGCCGGCGAGTTCGCCGGGCTGGGTCCCGTGAGCGCGAGCGCCTTCGATCAGCTGCAAGACCCGTTCGATGTGATCATCAACGGCACCTCGGCCAGTCTCGGTGGCGACTTGCCGCCCCTCGCCGACAGCGTAATCGGCCCGGGCGTCACTTTCTGCTACGACATGATGTACGGAGCTGCGCCGACGCCTTTCTGCCATTGGGCTGCTAACCTCGGCGCGCAGACCCGAGACGGCCTGGGCATGCTGGTCGAGCAGGCTGCGGC
- a CDS encoding quinone oxidoreductase family protein: MSQRIQFSQHGGPEVLEQVDAPVTAPGAGEIRVRNHAIGLNFIDTYFRGGLYVPPSLPSGLGTEGAGEVEAVGEGVSGFQVGDRVAYATGPLGAYGQHHTLPARHLVKLPDAISYEQAAAVMLKGLTTQYLLRQTHALQAGETVLFHAAAGGVGSIACQWAKAIGAKLIGVVGSPEKAERAKALGAWATIDRTREDVAQRVLELTDGKKCPVVYDSVGKSSWEISLDCVAPRGLLVSFGNASGAVTGVNLGVLAQKGSLYVTRPTLAGYADTAERLQAMATELFEMIASGKINVEIGQRYPLAEAAEAQRTLAAGQTTGSTILLP; the protein is encoded by the coding sequence ATGTCGCAGCGCATCCAGTTCAGCCAGCATGGTGGTCCCGAAGTTCTCGAGCAGGTGGACGCGCCTGTCACGGCGCCCGGCGCCGGTGAGATCCGAGTGCGCAACCACGCGATCGGCCTGAATTTCATCGATACCTATTTCCGTGGTGGCCTCTATGTGCCGCCGAGCCTGCCGTCGGGACTGGGCACCGAAGGCGCTGGTGAAGTCGAGGCGGTGGGCGAGGGGGTCAGCGGGTTTCAGGTTGGCGATCGCGTCGCCTATGCCACTGGCCCACTGGGTGCTTATGGTCAGCACCACACCTTGCCAGCGCGGCATCTGGTCAAGCTGCCTGACGCCATCAGCTACGAGCAGGCCGCCGCGGTGATGCTCAAGGGCCTGACCACCCAGTATCTGCTGCGCCAAACCCACGCGTTGCAGGCCGGCGAAACCGTACTGTTCCATGCCGCAGCCGGCGGCGTCGGCTCGATCGCCTGCCAATGGGCCAAGGCTATCGGCGCGAAACTGATCGGTGTCGTCGGCTCGCCGGAAAAAGCCGAGCGGGCCAAAGCGCTGGGCGCCTGGGCAACCATCGACCGCACCCGCGAAGACGTTGCCCAGCGCGTGCTGGAGCTCACCGATGGCAAGAAATGCCCGGTGGTTTACGATTCGGTGGGCAAAAGCAGCTGGGAAATTTCGCTGGATTGCGTCGCGCCGCGCGGCCTGCTGGTCAGCTTCGGCAATGCATCAGGGGCCGTCACCGGCGTAAACCTCGGAGTGCTGGCGCAAAAGGGCTCGCTGTATGTCACCCGACCGACGCTCGCCGGCTACGCGGACACCGCCGAACGCCTGCAGGCGATGGCCACCGAGCTGTTCGAGATGATTGCCAGCGGCAAGATCAACGTCGAAATCGGCCAGCGCTACCCGCTCGCCGAGGCCGCCGAGGCGCAGCGGACACTGGCTGCGGGCCAGACCACTGGGTCGACCATTCTGCTGCCCTGA
- a CDS encoding L-threonylcarbamoyladenylate synthase produces MIGNWRVQQAARVVRNGGVIAYPTEAVWGLGCDPWDSAAVHRLLALKERPVEKGLILVADCVEQFDFLLEDLPERWLDRLAGTWPGPNTWLVPHRQRLPDWITGKHDSVALRVSDHPLVTRLCALTGPLVSTSANPTGRPAARSRLRVEQYFSDQLDAVLGGCLGGRRNPSTIRDVRNGEVIRPS; encoded by the coding sequence ATGATCGGTAATTGGCGAGTGCAGCAGGCGGCGCGGGTGGTCAGAAATGGCGGCGTCATCGCCTATCCGACCGAGGCTGTCTGGGGGCTAGGCTGCGACCCTTGGGACAGCGCTGCGGTGCATCGATTACTCGCGCTGAAGGAGCGGCCCGTGGAAAAGGGGCTGATCCTGGTGGCTGACTGCGTCGAGCAATTCGATTTTCTCCTGGAAGACTTGCCCGAGCGCTGGCTGGATCGCTTGGCGGGCACCTGGCCGGGGCCGAACACCTGGCTGGTGCCGCATCGTCAGCGGTTGCCGGACTGGATCACTGGCAAGCACGACAGCGTGGCTCTGCGTGTCAGCGATCATCCGTTGGTTACCCGGCTATGCGCGCTAACTGGACCGCTGGTTTCCACCTCGGCGAACCCCACCGGCCGCCCTGCAGCGCGATCGCGCTTGCGCGTCGAGCAGTATTTCTCCGACCAGCTCGACGCGGTGCTGGGCGGTTGCCTGGGTGGGCGGCGCAATCCCAGCACCATCCGCGATGTGCGCAATGGCGAGGTCATTCGACCGTCCTGA
- the def gene encoding peptide deformylase, producing MAILNILEFPDPRLRTIAKPVDVVDDGIRQLIDDMFETMYDAPGIGLAATQVNVHKRVVVMDLSEDKSEPRVFINPEFEFLTDEMEQYQEGCLSVPGFYENVDRPQKVKITALDRDGQPYELIAEGLLAVCIQHECDHLNGKLFVDYLSNLKRDRIKKKLEKLHRQQA from the coding sequence ATGGCAATCCTGAACATCCTAGAATTTCCTGATCCACGGCTGCGCACCATCGCCAAACCTGTGGACGTGGTCGACGACGGCATTCGTCAGCTGATCGACGACATGTTCGAAACCATGTACGACGCCCCCGGCATCGGACTGGCCGCGACGCAGGTCAACGTGCACAAGCGCGTGGTGGTGATGGACCTGTCCGAGGACAAGTCCGAGCCGCGGGTTTTCATCAACCCCGAGTTCGAGTTCCTGACCGACGAGATGGAGCAGTACCAGGAAGGTTGCCTATCGGTGCCCGGCTTCTACGAAAACGTCGACCGGCCGCAGAAGGTCAAGATCACGGCGCTGGATCGCGACGGCCAGCCCTACGAGCTGATCGCCGAAGGCCTGCTCGCCGTGTGCATCCAGCATGAATGCGATCACCTTAACGGCAAACTCTTCGTCGATTACTTATCCAATCTCAAGCGCGACCGGATCAAGAAGAAGCTGGAAAAGCTTCACCGTCAGCAGGCTTGA
- the fmt gene encoding methionyl-tRNA formyltransferase — MRIVFAGTPEFAARHLQALLDADCQVVAVYTQPDRPAGRGQKLMPSPVKQLALQHGIAVYQPQTLRDPAAQTKLAELNADLMVVVAYGLILPQTVLDLPRLGCINSHASLLPRWRGAAPIQRAVEAGDSESGVTVMQMEAGLDTGPMLLKVRTPIAADDTGGTLHDRLAALGSRAVVEAVAALEAGTLKGEAQDDGLATYAHKLNKEEARLDWRRPAVELERLIRAFHPWPICHSSLDQAALKIHAARLTSEQGAPGQILDASKDGLQVACGEGSLLLTRLQLPNGKPLNFSDLYNSRREQFTPGKVFE; from the coding sequence ATGCGCATCGTTTTCGCCGGAACGCCGGAATTCGCCGCCCGTCATCTGCAAGCCCTGCTCGACGCTGATTGCCAGGTGGTGGCGGTTTACACCCAGCCGGATCGGCCGGCCGGACGCGGGCAGAAGCTGATGCCCAGCCCGGTCAAGCAGCTCGCTCTGCAGCACGGGATTGCCGTCTATCAACCGCAGACCCTGCGCGACCCCGCGGCCCAGACCAAACTGGCCGAACTGAACGCCGACCTGATGGTGGTGGTGGCCTACGGATTAATTCTGCCGCAAACCGTGCTCGATCTGCCGCGTCTGGGTTGTATCAACAGTCACGCCTCACTGTTACCGCGCTGGCGGGGTGCCGCGCCGATCCAGCGGGCGGTCGAAGCCGGCGACAGCGAATCCGGTGTGACCGTGATGCAGATGGAAGCCGGCCTGGATACCGGGCCCATGCTGCTGAAAGTCCGCACACCGATCGCCGCCGACGATACCGGCGGGACCCTGCATGATCGCCTTGCCGCGCTGGGTTCGCGCGCCGTTGTCGAAGCAGTCGCTGCGTTGGAAGCCGGGACCCTGAAGGGCGAGGCACAGGATGACGGACTGGCCACCTATGCACACAAGCTGAACAAGGAAGAAGCGCGCCTCGACTGGCGCCGCCCGGCTGTCGAGCTGGAGCGCCTGATACGCGCTTTCCATCCCTGGCCGATCTGCCACAGCAGCCTCGATCAAGCCGCTTTGAAGATACACGCGGCGCGACTGACATCGGAGCAAGGCGCTCCTGGCCAGATTCTCGACGCCAGCAAAGACGGTTTGCAGGTGGCGTGCGGCGAGGGCTCGCTGCTGCTCACCCGGCTGCAACTGCCGAACGGCAAGCCGCTCAACTTCAGCGATCTGTACAACAGCCGGCGCGAGCAGTTCACGCCTGGCAAGGTGTTCGAATAA